ATGGGCAACGTCAACGACTTCGACCTGACCGCGCTCTACGACGACAGCCTGTCCCTCGACGAGGGCGCGCTCACGATCCCCGGCTACTCGATGGACGGCTGGTACGGGCGCATCTACCGCGGCTCCGGGTTCTTCGACGCGACCAAGCCGATCAGCACGTTCACGAAGCGCGAGCTGCACGACCTGCTCTACAAGGAGCCGACCAAGATCAAGGTCGACGGCATCAACGTCACGTTCGAGGGCCTGATCCCCAAGATCCAGAAGTCCTTCCTGTCCAAGGACGTCGACGCGATGCAGCCCCACATCCGGGCGTTCGTCGAGAAGGCCGTGACGTTCCAGACGTGCCCCGAGTGCCACGGGACCCGCCTGAGCCCCGAGGCGCGGTCGTCGAAGATCGCGGGCACGAGCATCGCCGACGCGTGCCAGATGCAGATCACCGACCTCGCGGAGTGGGTCCGCGGGCTCGACGAGCCGTCGATGGCCCCGCTGCTCACGGGCCTGCAGCACCTGCTCGACTCGTTCGCCGAGATCGGGCTGGGGTACCTCTCGCTCGACCGGCCGTCCGGGACCCTGTCGGGCGGCGAGGCCCAGCGCACCAAGATGATCCGCCACCTCGGCTCCTCGCTCACCGACGTCACGTACGTCTTCGACGAGCCGACCATCGGCCTGCACCCGCACGACATCGAGCGCATGAACTCCCTGCTGCTCCAGCTCCGGGACAAGGGCAACACGGTCCTCGTCGTCGAGCACAAGCCCGAGGCCATCGCGATCGCGGACCACGTCGTGGACCTGGGCCCGGGCGCGGGCACCGCGGGCGGCGAGATCGTCTTCGAGGGCACGCTCGACGGCCTCCGAGCCTCCGACACGACCACGGGCCGCCACCTCGACGACCGCGCGACGCTCAAGGAGTCGGTCCGCACCGCGACCGGGCAGCTCGAGATCCGCGGCGCGAGCGAGCACAACCTCCAGGGGGTCGACGTCGACGTGCCGCTCGGCGTGCTGTGCGTCGTGACGGGCGTCGCCGGGTCGGGCAAGAGCTCGCTCGTCCACGGCTCGATCGCAGGGCGCGAGGGCGTCGTCGTGATCGACCAGAGCGCGATCCGCGGCTCCCGGCGCAGCAACCCGGCCACCTACACGGGGCTCCTCGACCCGATCCGCAAGGCGTTCGCCAAGGCCAACGGGGTCAAGCCCGCGCTGTTCAGCGCCAACTCCGAGGGTGCCTGCCCGGTCTGCAACGGCGCGGGCGTGATCTACACCGACCTGGGCGTCATGGCGACCGTCGAGACCACGTGCGAGGAGTGCGGCGGCAAGCGGTTCCAGGCGAGCGTGCTCGAGTACACGCTCGGCGGGCGCGACATCGCCGAGGTCCTCGCGATGTCGGTGACCGACGCGGAGAGGTTCTTCGCCGAGGGCGACGGCCGCATCCCCGCGGCCCACTCGATCCTCAGCAGGCTCGTCGACGTCGGGCTCGGGTACCTGAGCCTGGGACAGCCCCTCACGACCCTGTCCGGCGGCGAGCGCCAGCGCATCAAGCTCGCGACACAGATGGGCGCCAAGGGCGACGTCTACGTCCTCGACGAGCCGACCACGGGCCTGCACCTGGCCGACGTCGAACAGCTCCTCGGCCTCCTCGACCGGCTCGTCGAGGCAGGCCGGTCGGTCATCGTGATCGAGCACCACCAGGCCGTCATGGCGCACGGGGACTGGATCATCGACCTGGGCCCCGGCGCAGGGCACGACGGCGGACGGATCGTCTTCGAGGGTACCCCGGCCGAGCTCGTCGCGGCCCGCTCGACCCTCACGGGCGAGCACCTCGCGGCGTACGTGGGGGGGCTGACCGCCCCCACGACGGGTGAGCGCACCGGGTGAGCGCCCACGGTGAGCACGAGAGTGGCGGGCAGGTCCTCGGACCTCCCGCCACTCTCAATCTATAGCGCACCGGGGGGCTTGCGGCAAGGCCCCCGGGGTGGCGCACGATGGTCGGCCCGAGCCCCGCACGACGGAACGAGCGCCTTCATGCCACCCTCCACGCCCACCCCCACCCCCGTCTCCCGGTCGACCGCGAACGCGAGCGTGTTCGCCCTCCCTGCGCGCCTGGCCCCGAAGGCCGACCCCGCCCTCGTCGCCGACGACGAGCAGCACTTCGCGGCGATCGCGGCCTGTCTCGACGACGCGGTCGCGGACGTGTCCGCGCGCCTCGACGCGGCCCGCAGATCGCCGGGCGGCAGCGGGACGCTCGCCCTGGAGCGCGACCAGGAGATCCACCGGCTGTCCGGACGGCTGCGCACCCTGCGAGCCCACGGGCTGGACCTGTGCCTGGGCCGCGTCGTGCCCGCGGACGGCTCCGAGCCCGTGCACATCGGCCGGTTGGGACTCACCGACCGCAGCGGACGCCGACTGCTGGTCGACTGGCGCTCCCCCACGGCCGAGCCCTTCTTCCGCGCGACCGACGCCCACCCGATGGGGCTCGCGAGCCGTCGTCGCTACCGCTGGACGCAGGGCCGTATCAGCGACTACTGGGACGAGGTCTTCCTGACGGTCCAGGGTTCCGGACCGGGTTCCGGAGCGGGCTCCGGATCGCGGGGAGCGGGGGGCGCCGGCGGGCTCGCGTCCTCGGCCTCGCTCGACGACCAGTCGGCCTTCATCGCGAGCCTGGGAGCCGAGCGGACCCCGCGGATGCGCGACGTGCTGGGCACGATCCAGGCCGACCAGGACGCGATCGTCCGCGCGGGCTCGGAGAGCGCCCTCGTGGTCGACGGCGGGCCGGGCACGGGCAAGACGGTCGTCGCGCTGCACCGTGCGGCCTACCTGCTGTACTCGGAACCGCGACTGAGGGCCCACCACGGTGGGGTCCTGGTCGTCGGGCCGCACCAGCCCTACCTGGACTACGTCGAGGACGTCCTGCCGAGCCTGGGCGAGGAGGGCGTGCAGATCTGCACCCTGCGCGACCTCGTCCCCGAGGGCGCGAAGGCCACGGTCGAGGCCGACCCCGCCGTGGCCCGCCTCAAGGCGTCGGCCCGGATGGTCGAGGCGATCGAGCCTGCGGTGCGGTTGTACGAGCGTCCGCCCCGGACGGGCACGACCGTCGAGACCCCGTGGCTCGACCTCTGGCTCAGCGCCGACGACTGGGCCGAGGCGTTCGACTCCCCCGACCCCGGCACGCCGCACAACGAGGCGCGCGACGTGGTCTGGGAGGCGCTGATCGAGATCCTGATGGACAGGCTCGGGGACGGCGAGGACGAGGGCGAGCTGCCGCTCGACCTCGTGCGCCGC
This region of Oerskovia jenensis genomic DNA includes:
- a CDS encoding ATP-binding cassette domain-containing protein, producing the protein MSTVTRTDESSALPLADSHDMIRVQGARENNLKDVSVEIPKRRLTVFTGVSGSGKSSLVFGTIAAESQRMINETYSAFLQGFMPSLSRPEVDHLEGLTTAIIVDQERMGANPRSTVGTVTDANAMLRILFSRLGQPQIGSPQAYSFNVPSVSGSGAITIERGGKTQAEKATFHQLGGMCPRCEGMGNVNDFDLTALYDDSLSLDEGALTIPGYSMDGWYGRIYRGSGFFDATKPISTFTKRELHDLLYKEPTKIKVDGINVTFEGLIPKIQKSFLSKDVDAMQPHIRAFVEKAVTFQTCPECHGTRLSPEARSSKIAGTSIADACQMQITDLAEWVRGLDEPSMAPLLTGLQHLLDSFAEIGLGYLSLDRPSGTLSGGEAQRTKMIRHLGSSLTDVTYVFDEPTIGLHPHDIERMNSLLLQLRDKGNTVLVVEHKPEAIAIADHVVDLGPGAGTAGGEIVFEGTLDGLRASDTTTGRHLDDRATLKESVRTATGQLEIRGASEHNLQGVDVDVPLGVLCVVTGVAGSGKSSLVHGSIAGREGVVVIDQSAIRGSRRSNPATYTGLLDPIRKAFAKANGVKPALFSANSEGACPVCNGAGVIYTDLGVMATVETTCEECGGKRFQASVLEYTLGGRDIAEVLAMSVTDAERFFAEGDGRIPAAHSILSRLVDVGLGYLSLGQPLTTLSGGERQRIKLATQMGAKGDVYVLDEPTTGLHLADVEQLLGLLDRLVEAGRSVIVIEHHQAVMAHGDWIIDLGPGAGHDGGRIVFEGTPAELVAARSTLTGEHLAAYVGGLTAPTTGERTG
- the helR gene encoding RNA polymerase recycling motor ATPase HelR, producing the protein MPPSTPTPTPVSRSTANASVFALPARLAPKADPALVADDEQHFAAIAACLDDAVADVSARLDAARRSPGGSGTLALERDQEIHRLSGRLRTLRAHGLDLCLGRVVPADGSEPVHIGRLGLTDRSGRRLLVDWRSPTAEPFFRATDAHPMGLASRRRYRWTQGRISDYWDEVFLTVQGSGPGSGAGSGSRGAGGAGGLASSASLDDQSAFIASLGAERTPRMRDVLGTIQADQDAIVRAGSESALVVDGGPGTGKTVVALHRAAYLLYSEPRLRAHHGGVLVVGPHQPYLDYVEDVLPSLGEEGVQICTLRDLVPEGAKATVEADPAVARLKASARMVEAIEPAVRLYERPPRTGTTVETPWLDLWLSADDWAEAFDSPDPGTPHNEARDVVWEALIEILMDRLGDGEDEGELPLDLVRRSLATHRDLARTLNTAWPLLEPTDLVGDLWDVPAYLRMCAPWLTPDEVRSLQRDEPQAWTVSDLPLLDAARQRLGDPEASRRRRQHAAQVAAEREEMSNVVDHLIATDDSELQVMSMLRGQDLRDALVDDAALPDVTPDPLAGPFAHVVVDEAQELTDAEWQMLLLRCPSRSLTVVGDRAQARHGFTESWRERLERVGVSRVEVASLTINYRTPQEVMAEAEPVIRAALPDANVPTSVRSGHAPVLHGVPEDLDGVLETWLAEHQGVACVVGDPAFRATERVRSLTPVLAKGLEFDLVVLVDPASFGEGDDSIAGAVDRYVAMTRATQQLVILAPGAASLSA